In the genome of Halapricum salinum, one region contains:
- a CDS encoding glycosyltransferase family protein, which translates to MSNTAGESGTEVAIAVPHTGSVSMRWAIRLSELQMPPHTIVAKRTAAIDLAREQTVEDALASDPEWVLFMDSDVVPPANVFQQLTRHGQPIVSGLYYMDNPQGTHPAMWRLDEYDAPSIMEKEREGLINVDAVGFGCLLVHREVLDAVDRPWFRWTKGYEDHPWDLTHLGEKPGVSEDFFFCHKAQQAGYDIYVDTTVKCIHEKTCYLSDDGTFMQSQLNPDHMDDDR; encoded by the coding sequence GTGAGTCGGGCACCGAGGTGGCCATCGCGGTGCCACATACTGGCTCTGTATCGATGCGGTGGGCGATCAGGCTCTCGGAACTGCAGATGCCGCCCCATACGATCGTGGCCAAACGGACTGCGGCGATCGACCTCGCCAGGGAGCAAACCGTCGAAGACGCCCTGGCGAGCGATCCCGAGTGGGTCCTGTTCATGGATTCGGACGTCGTGCCGCCGGCGAACGTCTTTCAACAACTGACCCGCCACGGCCAGCCGATCGTCTCGGGGCTGTACTACATGGACAACCCCCAGGGGACCCATCCGGCGATGTGGCGACTCGACGAATACGACGCCCCCTCGATCATGGAAAAAGAGCGCGAGGGCCTCATCAACGTCGACGCCGTCGGCTTCGGCTGCCTGCTCGTCCACCGCGAGGTTCTGGACGCCGTCGACCGGCCGTGGTTCCGCTGGACCAAAGGCTACGAAGACCACCCCTGGGACCTGACGCATCTCGGCGAGAAGCCGGGCGTCAGCGAGGACTTCTTCTTCTGTCACAAGGCTCAGCAGGCCGGCTACGACATCTACGTCGACACCACCGTCAAATGCATCCACGAGAAGACCTGCTACCTGAGCGACGACGGAACGTTCATGCAATCACA